In the Geobacter sp. FeAm09 genome, one interval contains:
- a CDS encoding SIMPL domain-containing protein — protein sequence MDTASNKFLAVGIFLGVVIGSFIFGHSVQEARKGERYVTVKGVSERDVKADLAVWPIKISVAGNNLADSSQTLELTRNKVAQFLKKNGFTDEEISNEDLRVTDRQAGQFSQKNINEMLRYVLDATVLLRSNKIDKVSQVSKMTDELVKAGVVLSSKNDWQGIGPKYIFSKLNEIKPAMMAEATKSARAAATQFAQDSGSKVGSIRRASQGLFSISDRDQPSQVQNEGGEGNYSGISDPNKRVRVVVTVDYFLDK from the coding sequence ATGGATACAGCATCGAATAAGTTTCTGGCTGTCGGGATTTTTCTGGGTGTTGTAATTGGCTCATTTATTTTTGGGCACTCGGTGCAAGAGGCGAGAAAGGGAGAACGCTACGTCACCGTTAAAGGAGTTTCTGAACGCGACGTAAAAGCTGATTTGGCCGTATGGCCAATAAAAATAAGCGTTGCGGGAAACAATCTTGCTGATTCAAGCCAAACACTGGAATTAACAAGAAATAAGGTAGCGCAATTCTTGAAAAAGAACGGATTTACCGATGAGGAGATATCCAATGAGGATTTAAGAGTAACGGATCGGCAGGCGGGCCAATTTTCACAAAAGAACATTAATGAAATGTTGCGTTATGTTTTAGATGCAACGGTGCTTCTTCGCTCCAATAAGATTGACAAGGTTTCACAGGTGAGCAAGATGACTGATGAGCTTGTGAAAGCCGGTGTAGTCCTTTCTTCTAAGAACGACTGGCAAGGGATAGGCCCCAAGTACATATTTTCCAAATTGAATGAGATAAAACCGGCAATGATGGCTGAAGCGACAAAGAGTGCGCGTGCAGCAGCAACACAATTTGCGCAAGACAGTGGAAGTAAGGTTGGTTCAATCCGAAGAGCGAGTCAAGGACTGTTTTCAATCTCCGATAGAGATCAACCTTCTCAGGTCCAAAATGAAGGTGGAGAAGGTAATTATTCAGGAATCTCTGACCCTAACAAGCGTGTTAGGGTGGTTGTTACAGTTGACTATTTCTTAGACAAATAG
- a CDS encoding type II toxin-antitoxin system Phd/YefM family antitoxin, whose protein sequence is MSALLERSDQAVSVTDVSRSAKTIFDRLSSGKQQKYVVMRNNSPAAVMLPVEIYESLMDELDDLRIELTARERLNSFDRSRAISHDEMMKRFAGND, encoded by the coding sequence ATGAGTGCCCTTCTTGAACGTTCGGATCAAGCTGTATCCGTCACAGATGTTTCCCGCTCGGCAAAGACGATCTTTGACCGGTTGAGCAGCGGCAAGCAGCAGAAATATGTCGTTATGCGCAACAACAGCCCCGCTGCCGTCATGCTGCCGGTCGAGATCTACGAATCCCTCATGGATGAACTGGATGATCTGAGGATCGAACTTACGGCGCGGGAGCGACTGAACAGCTTTGACCGTTCCAGGGCCATCAGCCATGACGAGATGATGAAACGCTTTGCCGGTAATGATTAA
- a CDS encoding type II toxin-antitoxin system RelE/ParE family toxin, whose amino-acid sequence MAWQVIYHHEVANDLEALGRSEARAILGVIEKRIRHGEPDKTGKPLSGDLSGCRRIRTGDTRIVYRVNADTIEVLIVAVGPRRNDEVYKAAQKRV is encoded by the coding sequence ATGGCGTGGCAGGTAATCTATCATCATGAGGTGGCGAACGACCTCGAAGCGCTCGGACGCAGCGAAGCAAGGGCAATCCTGGGCGTAATCGAAAAGCGCATTCGGCATGGAGAGCCGGACAAAACCGGCAAGCCGCTGTCGGGCGATCTTTCGGGGTGCCGCAGGATCAGAACGGGCGACACGAGAATCGTGTACCGGGTCAATGCGGATACAATTGAGGTCCTGATTGTTGCCGTCGGGCCACGGCGAAATGATGAGGTCTATAAAGCGGCACAAAAGAGGGTGTAG
- the gluQRS gene encoding tRNA glutamyl-Q(34) synthetase GluQRS codes for MSDEIPKPPVGRFAPSPTGALHTGSLATAVASWLMAKSAGGRWLLRIDDLDAPRQVPGMADDIMETLELFGLHWDGEISRQSSNREAYRHYFSELLATGLVYPCGCSRREIAQAASAPHPDDDCLPYPGTCRNGMREGATVRSWRLRVPDEQVCFNDLHRGPVCQHLGERCGDFAVRRGDGEIAYQLAVVVDDHLTGVTQVVRGEDLLPSTPRQVYIQGLLGLARPVYCHIPLVTGPGGAKLSKRDNLVSHHLGNWRGKEGALLLGVLRFLGQEPPHDLAGASCDEILHWAADCFDHARLPAAGGELIISPGS; via the coding sequence ATGTCCGACGAAATCCCCAAGCCACCCGTGGGCCGGTTCGCTCCGTCACCCACCGGCGCTTTACATACCGGCTCCCTGGCCACCGCCGTGGCCAGCTGGCTCATGGCCAAAAGTGCGGGAGGGCGCTGGCTGCTGCGCATCGACGACCTGGACGCCCCGCGCCAGGTGCCGGGCATGGCCGACGACATCATGGAGACCCTGGAACTCTTCGGCCTGCACTGGGACGGGGAGATTTCCCGGCAAAGTTCCAATCGCGAAGCATACCGGCACTATTTCAGCGAACTGCTTGCAACCGGCCTGGTCTATCCCTGCGGCTGCTCGCGCCGGGAGATCGCCCAGGCCGCGTCGGCGCCCCACCCGGACGACGACTGCCTGCCGTACCCCGGCACCTGCCGGAACGGGATGCGGGAGGGGGCGACGGTGCGTTCCTGGCGCCTGCGGGTGCCGGACGAGCAGGTCTGTTTCAACGATCTGCACAGAGGGCCGGTCTGTCAGCATCTGGGTGAGCGGTGCGGGGATTTTGCGGTGCGGCGCGGGGACGGGGAGATCGCCTACCAGTTGGCGGTGGTGGTGGACGACCACCTTACGGGGGTGACCCAGGTGGTGCGGGGCGAGGACCTGCTCCCTTCCACGCCGCGGCAGGTCTACATCCAGGGATTGCTCGGGCTTGCGCGGCCCGTCTACTGCCATATCCCCCTGGTGACCGGGCCGGGCGGGGCCAAGCTCAGCAAGCGGGATAACCTGGTTTCCCATCATCTGGGGAACTGGCGTGGCAAGGAGGGGGCGCTGCTGCTGGGGGTGCTGCGTTTTCTGGGGCAGGAGCCGCCCCATGACCTGGCCGGTGCGTCGTGCGACGAGATCCTCCACTGGGCCGCAGATTGCTTTGACCACGCCCGCCTGCCGGCCGCAGGAGGGGAGTTGATCATTTCACCGGGAAGTTGA
- the mnmH gene encoding tRNA 2-selenouridine(34) synthase MnmH, producing the protein MPHVISFTPALLDTHCIVDVRTPLEFAEDHLPGAVNVPILTNEERAEIGTLHKEAGPRQARMRGLELTCGRFAAMVHEVVAHAAGRQVLVYCWRGGLRSLSMAILLEMSGYPVAQLKGGYRAFRNQVVSYFENFAPPGPLLVIHGMTGTGKTTFINGLDRDRWTVIDLEGLACHRGSAFGEVGLVQAISQKHFDTILWDAFRNAPEGRPIVVEGESQRIGRISLPGSVYETMGKGCKIWCHASLETRVQRLSAEYACVEYRESMAVALERIRKKLGGVRYTEITALLERWDVGGVARGLIEHYYDRLYYKNRPWTPDAEIDLEDFSLAGEHLAEFWSERQRRP; encoded by the coding sequence ATGCCCCACGTCATATCATTCACACCCGCGTTGCTGGACACGCACTGCATCGTTGATGTCCGCACCCCCTTGGAATTCGCCGAGGACCACCTGCCCGGCGCCGTGAACGTCCCGATCCTGACCAACGAGGAACGGGCCGAGATCGGCACCCTCCACAAGGAGGCGGGTCCCCGGCAGGCGCGCATGCGCGGCCTGGAGCTGACCTGCGGCCGCTTTGCCGCCATGGTGCACGAGGTGGTTGCCCATGCGGCCGGCCGGCAGGTGCTGGTTTACTGCTGGCGCGGCGGCCTGCGCAGCCTTTCCATGGCCATACTGCTGGAGATGAGCGGCTACCCGGTGGCGCAGCTCAAGGGAGGCTACCGGGCCTTCCGCAACCAGGTCGTCTCCTACTTCGAGAATTTCGCCCCCCCCGGGCCGCTGCTCGTCATCCACGGCATGACCGGCACCGGCAAGACCACCTTCATCAACGGCCTGGACCGGGATCGGTGGACCGTGATCGACCTGGAAGGGTTGGCCTGCCATCGCGGCTCCGCCTTTGGCGAGGTCGGGCTCGTGCAGGCAATCAGCCAGAAACACTTCGACACCATCCTGTGGGACGCATTCCGCAACGCCCCCGAGGGGCGCCCGATCGTCGTGGAGGGGGAAAGCCAGCGCATCGGCAGGATATCGCTCCCCGGCAGCGTCTATGAGACCATGGGCAAGGGGTGCAAGATCTGGTGCCATGCCTCCCTGGAGACCCGGGTGCAGCGGTTGTCCGCGGAGTATGCGTGCGTGGAGTACCGGGAGTCCATGGCCGTGGCCCTGGAACGGATCAGGAAAAAGCTGGGGGGGGTGCGGTACACCGAAATCACGGCGCTCCTGGAGCGCTGGGACGTGGGAGGGGTTGCCCGGGGGCTGATCGAACACTACTACGACCGGCTCTACTACAAAAACCGTCCCTGGACCCCGGACGCGGAGATCGACCTGGAGGATTTCAGCCTGGCCGGAGAGCATTTGGCCGAGTTCTGGAGCGAGCGGCAGCGCCGCCCGTAG
- a CDS encoding class II fructose-bisphosphate aldolase: MAYTADFEKALQVGRPPTICALFPNSKALIVSGKVIDRAMLAKGKAVALAANGRNYFVIRGALAAAQRANAPLIIEIAKSEGGQKAYCAVNYWNMARIVDALCNELGITVPVAIHADHYGIKNDKDLAAAKVEVPTMFEAGITSIAIDASHLPDDQNLLANLEINPFIPAWAGLETEVGEIKGKEGLSTVPEAKFLIQGLNAHEIFPDWIALNNGTTHGLEASDAGIQVGLTADIHHALAPYKLSGAQHGTSGNSSERLREIAQKTATTKANVATALQMISWGLEVNDYGNAQLDGNGNFIKVPGEGMTEELWAEMVAYAEAKGWKKGDYKNLNLPFENKLLAQPKAVRERMAKRVEEFAYKMMTEVFNSRDTAPLALEAILRAGSHDLGPKGSQVEDPAHWTREQIVERAKAIVGDKGPEGNFED; the protein is encoded by the coding sequence ATGGCTTACACGGCAGATTTCGAAAAAGCGCTTCAGGTGGGGCGTCCCCCCACTATCTGCGCTCTCTTTCCCAACTCCAAGGCGCTGATCGTCAGCGGCAAGGTCATCGACCGGGCCATGCTTGCCAAGGGCAAGGCGGTGGCGCTGGCCGCCAACGGCCGCAACTACTTCGTCATCCGGGGCGCGCTTGCGGCCGCCCAGCGGGCCAATGCCCCTCTCATCATCGAGATCGCCAAGTCGGAGGGCGGGCAGAAGGCCTACTGCGCCGTCAACTACTGGAATATGGCCCGCATCGTGGATGCCCTGTGCAACGAACTGGGGATCACCGTGCCGGTGGCCATCCACGCCGACCACTACGGGATCAAGAACGACAAGGACCTGGCCGCCGCCAAGGTGGAGGTCCCGACCATGTTCGAGGCGGGGATCACCTCCATCGCCATCGACGCCTCCCACCTCCCCGACGACCAGAACCTGCTGGCCAACCTGGAGATCAACCCGTTCATCCCCGCATGGGCGGGGCTTGAGACCGAGGTGGGCGAGATCAAGGGGAAAGAGGGGCTTTCCACCGTTCCCGAGGCCAAGTTCCTGATCCAGGGGCTAAACGCCCATGAGATCTTCCCCGACTGGATCGCCCTGAACAACGGGACCACCCACGGCCTCGAAGCGAGCGACGCCGGCATCCAGGTCGGCCTGACCGCCGACATCCATCACGCCCTGGCCCCCTACAAGTTGAGCGGCGCCCAGCACGGCACCTCGGGCAACAGCTCCGAGCGCCTGCGGGAGATCGCCCAGAAGACCGCCACCACCAAGGCCAACGTGGCCACCGCCCTGCAGATGATCTCCTGGGGGTTGGAGGTGAACGACTACGGCAACGCCCAACTGGACGGAAACGGCAACTTCATCAAGGTGCCGGGCGAGGGGATGACCGAGGAGTTGTGGGCCGAGATGGTCGCCTATGCCGAAGCCAAGGGGTGGAAGAAGGGGGACTACAAGAACCTGAACCTCCCCTTTGAGAACAAGCTCCTGGCGCAGCCGAAGGCGGTCAGGGAACGCATGGCCAAACGGGTCGAGGAGTTCGCCTACAAGATGATGACCGAGGTGTTCAACAGTCGGGATACGGCGCCGCTGGCCCTGGAGGCGATCCTCAGGGCCGGCTCCCACGACCTGGGCCCCAAGGGGAGCCAGGTGGAGGACCCCGCCCACTGGACCAGGGAGCAGATCGTGGAGCGGGCGAAAGCCATTGTCGGCGACAAGGGGCCGGAAGGCAATTTCGAGGACTGA
- a CDS encoding PilZ domain-containing protein translates to MSSTRKFSRVPFRVNATVKTADRQFYGNVENLSMSGMLLITEERLPEGEPVEITIVLTGTSPELFVGFSGRVSREAENGIAFSFEKIDLDSYTHLKNIIAYNSEDAEKAMEEIYHSIDEKFTTEK, encoded by the coding sequence ATGAGTAGTACGAGAAAGTTTTCCCGCGTCCCCTTCCGGGTCAATGCCACCGTGAAAACGGCGGACCGCCAGTTTTACGGCAACGTGGAGAACCTCAGCATGAGCGGCATGCTGCTCATCACCGAGGAACGTTTGCCGGAAGGCGAGCCGGTGGAGATCACCATCGTCCTGACGGGAACATCCCCGGAGCTGTTTGTGGGCTTCAGCGGCAGGGTAAGCCGGGAGGCCGAGAACGGCATCGCGTTCTCCTTCGAGAAGATCGACCTGGACTCCTACACCCACCTGAAGAACATCATTGCCTATAACAGCGAGGATGCCGAGAAGGCAATGGAGGAGATCTACCACTCCATCGACGAAAAGTTTACCACGGAAAAGTGA
- a CDS encoding methyl-accepting chemotaxis protein has translation MARKRSKALALSGFLLGSSAPIGWIIIRTLLFYDSGKPLLGQISGDIFASSEHLVMYNYMGFGTAIVLAALGYLIGRNDDELRERATELNALHREVASQKEIFENRYKVLDNNIKNFHQISSKLQMSLDLDEILRLCAAGLHEVLGYERVNVLMVQNGTELRFVTTAGTDDFDAGGVTLPLDGQIGVVYKCLAERKVFLVDDMSRYPDEYHLQAPYNSLEPLRSRSFILCPIVVKGEALGVFGIDNKSSRRALNDSDVDTIMLFADQVASAITRINLLASIDTLTSEMENSFAFLLSSREQHFKNVQNLEESVESVADGSAVIASAAEGVMASVDETSTAVSEISVTIEQVTRNLDHLTGIVLQSASAMEQISSTISSVEQSAAISHEVSSQVKSNADESRAVVAETIASLAEIQSSVVLSYEAITRLSENSNRIENIVNVINDITKRTNLLALNASIIAAQAGEYGKSFGVVAEEIRTLSLQTGHSTSEITSIIEQIMSESRTAANNITATKGLVQRGVELGNSTGETLKAIFDRSVCSMDMTQQIKQATEEQAMSVHLVAKSMEDISAMTTQIFAASTDQSKATRSIARSIETIKEMAHEMVDSTSHQVEDGLRISRIVESVGAMVKEMFDNMETRRDQSAEVIKELESMRSRHT, from the coding sequence ATGGCGAGAAAACGCTCCAAGGCCTTGGCGCTGTCCGGCTTCCTACTCGGCAGCAGCGCCCCCATCGGCTGGATCATCATCCGCACACTCTTGTTCTACGATAGCGGAAAGCCGCTGTTGGGGCAGATCTCAGGCGATATCTTCGCCTCGTCCGAACATCTTGTCATGTACAACTACATGGGGTTCGGGACCGCCATCGTTCTGGCCGCCCTGGGCTACCTGATCGGCCGGAACGACGACGAACTGCGCGAGCGGGCCACGGAATTGAACGCCCTCCACCGGGAGGTCGCCTCCCAGAAGGAGATCTTCGAGAACCGTTACAAGGTGCTGGACAACAACATCAAGAATTTCCACCAGATCAGCAGCAAGCTGCAGATGTCCCTCGATCTGGATGAGATCCTGCGCCTGTGCGCCGCGGGGCTTCACGAAGTGCTGGGCTATGAGCGGGTCAACGTCCTCATGGTCCAGAACGGGACGGAACTCCGTTTCGTCACGACCGCCGGTACGGACGATTTCGACGCCGGCGGCGTGACGCTGCCCCTCGACGGGCAGATCGGCGTGGTCTACAAGTGTCTGGCCGAGAGAAAGGTCTTCCTGGTGGACGACATGTCCCGCTATCCCGACGAGTACCACCTGCAGGCCCCTTACAACAGCCTGGAGCCGCTCCGCTCCCGGAGCTTCATCCTCTGCCCCATCGTGGTCAAGGGCGAAGCTCTCGGCGTTTTCGGCATCGACAACAAATCCAGCCGCCGCGCCCTGAACGATTCCGACGTGGATACGATCATGCTCTTCGCCGATCAGGTGGCGTCGGCCATTACCCGCATCAACCTCCTGGCCTCCATCGACACCCTGACCTCGGAGATGGAAAACTCCTTCGCCTTCCTGCTGAGCAGCCGCGAACAGCATTTCAAAAACGTCCAGAACCTGGAGGAAAGCGTCGAGTCGGTTGCCGACGGATCGGCTGTCATCGCCTCGGCCGCCGAAGGGGTCATGGCCTCGGTGGATGAGACCAGCACCGCCGTCAGCGAAATCTCCGTAACCATCGAACAGGTCACCCGCAATCTGGACCACCTGACCGGCATCGTACTGCAATCGGCATCGGCCATGGAGCAGATCAGCAGCACCATCAGCAGCGTGGAGCAAAGCGCCGCCATCTCCCACGAGGTCTCCAGCCAGGTGAAGTCCAATGCGGACGAGAGCCGCGCCGTGGTCGCCGAGACGATCGCCTCCCTGGCCGAGATCCAGTCCTCGGTCGTGCTCTCCTACGAGGCCATCACCCGGCTGTCCGAGAACAGCAACCGGATCGAGAACATCGTCAACGTGATCAACGACATCACCAAGCGCACCAACCTGCTGGCCCTGAACGCCTCGATCATCGCCGCCCAGGCGGGGGAGTACGGCAAGAGCTTCGGCGTGGTGGCCGAGGAGATCCGTACCCTTTCGCTTCAGACCGGCCATTCCACCAGCGAGATCACCTCCATCATCGAACAGATCATGAGCGAATCCAGGACCGCCGCCAACAACATCACCGCCACCAAGGGGCTGGTGCAGCGCGGCGTGGAACTGGGCAATTCCACCGGAGAGACCCTCAAGGCCATTTTCGACCGCTCGGTCTGCTCCATGGACATGACCCAGCAGATCAAGCAGGCTACGGAAGAGCAGGCCATGAGCGTCCATCTGGTGGCAAAGTCCATGGAGGACATCAGCGCCATGACCACCCAGATCTTTGCGGCTTCCACCGACCAGTCCAAGGCCACCCGGAGCATCGCCCGCTCCATCGAGACCATCAAGGAGATGGCCCACGAGATGGTGGATTCCACCTCCCATCAGGTGGAGGACGGCCTCCGCATCAGCCGGATCGTGGAGTCGGTCGGCGCCATGGTGAAGGAGATGTTCGACAACATGGAGACCCGCCGCGACCAGAGCGCGGAAGTGATCAAGGAACTGGAGTCCATGAGGAGCCGGCATACCTGA
- the panC gene encoding pantoate--beta-alanine ligase — MKIISTIDEMQQTALDLKRQGKTIAFVPTMGYLHEGHASLLREGRRRGDILVLSIFVNPIQFGRNEDLDSYPRDRERDCRTAEACGVDIVFTPTSAGMYPPGFQTGVAVRELSRPLCGASRPGHFDGVATVVTKLLNIVQPDVALFGRKDYQQLAVIRRMAADLNLPLQVVGMPIVREADGLAMSSRNSYLAPAERQAALCLSRALMRARDRYAAGERSAATLKDEVLAVIAREPLATIDYVEVRDGATLEPSQTVDSGTLVALAVKVGQTRLIDNTIVGEEL, encoded by the coding sequence ATGAAGATTATTTCGACCATCGATGAGATGCAGCAAACCGCCCTGGACCTTAAACGCCAGGGCAAAACCATCGCCTTCGTTCCCACCATGGGCTACCTGCATGAAGGGCATGCCTCGCTGCTCAGGGAGGGGCGCAGGCGGGGCGATATCCTGGTGCTCTCCATCTTCGTCAATCCGATCCAGTTCGGCCGGAACGAAGACCTGGACAGCTACCCCCGGGACCGGGAGCGGGATTGTCGTACCGCGGAGGCGTGCGGCGTGGACATCGTCTTCACCCCCACGAGCGCCGGCATGTACCCGCCCGGTTTTCAGACCGGCGTGGCGGTGCGGGAGCTTTCCCGACCCCTGTGCGGCGCCAGCCGGCCGGGACACTTCGACGGCGTGGCCACGGTGGTGACCAAGCTGCTCAACATCGTCCAGCCGGACGTGGCCCTGTTCGGCCGCAAGGATTACCAGCAACTGGCCGTCATCCGGCGCATGGCGGCCGACCTGAACCTGCCGCTGCAGGTGGTCGGCATGCCGATCGTCAGGGAGGCGGATGGCCTGGCCATGAGCTCGCGGAACAGCTACCTTGCTCCGGCGGAACGGCAGGCGGCCCTCTGCCTTTCCCGTGCCCTGATGAGGGCCCGGGATCGGTACGCCGCCGGAGAACGCTCCGCAGCAACCCTGAAAGACGAGGTCCTGGCCGTTATCGCCCGGGAGCCCCTGGCCACCATCGACTATGTGGAAGTGCGTGACGGCGCCACGCTGGAACCGTCGCAGACCGTGGACAGCGGTACGCTCGTGGCGCTGGCGGTCAAAGTTGGACAGACGCGACTGATCGATAACACCATAGTGGGAGAGGAGTTGTAA
- the panD gene encoding aspartate 1-decarboxylase codes for MQRIMLKSKIHRATVTGADLHYEGSVTIDRDLMDAADIVSYEKVAVWDVTNGSRLETYAIEGERGSGVICLNGAAARLVAPKDLVIIASFVTMDNEAALSHEPKLVFVDEQNRMLPTRKEDAGQSKLKCVH; via the coding sequence ATGCAGAGAATCATGTTGAAGAGCAAGATCCACCGTGCCACCGTGACCGGAGCCGACCTCCATTACGAGGGGAGCGTCACCATCGACCGTGACCTGATGGATGCGGCGGACATCGTCTCCTACGAAAAGGTGGCGGTATGGGATGTGACCAACGGCAGCCGTCTGGAAACCTATGCCATCGAGGGTGAGCGCGGTTCCGGCGTCATCTGCCTCAACGGCGCCGCCGCCCGCCTGGTGGCCCCCAAGGATCTGGTCATCATCGCCAGCTTCGTCACCATGGACAACGAGGCGGCCCTCAGCCACGAGCCCAAGCTGGTTTTCGTGGACGAGCAGAACCGCATGCTGCCGACCCGCAAGGAAGATGCGGGGCAGTCCAAACTGAAGTGCGTGCACTAA
- a CDS encoding amidohydrolase family protein: MSESTIYAASWLINPAAPPLAGGALLVRRGTVAAVGTLAELRSAHAVPVVEFPDSAIIPGFVNAHTHLELTHFSSWRLRTHVEYNPRRFVDWIIQLIKIRRGLKDEDILASLREGVRMCLESGTTAVGEIVTNPALAPRYQASPLGGRLFFELLGHDPDRFRGTLEAALAACEQGGERLAAGLSPHSPYTIGEGNLEQIRAAASSRTLPLAIHVSESREEADFVFDTAGPLAEQFYPFVGWQGLLMPPRRCSSTELLDRFGLLTPSTLAVHCVHVTPSDGEILKERGCSIVLCPRSNERLDVGTAPLHLFRKLGIPLALGTDSLASNDSLSLWEEMRFALDLFRHDLSVAEAFRMATSGGAAALGLATLCGSLEPGKRADFQVVENGGTAAERVLERVVCEGTVQEVYAGGERYAGGISG; the protein is encoded by the coding sequence ATGTCCGAATCCACCATCTACGCCGCCTCATGGCTGATCAATCCCGCCGCCCCCCCGCTCGCCGGCGGGGCGCTGCTGGTGCGCCGCGGCACGGTGGCCGCCGTCGGCACGCTCGCCGAACTGCGAAGCGCCCATGCGGTCCCGGTGGTGGAATTCCCCGACAGCGCCATCATCCCCGGCTTCGTCAATGCCCATACCCACCTGGAATTGACCCATTTCTCCTCCTGGCGGCTGCGCACCCATGTGGAGTACAACCCGCGCCGCTTCGTGGACTGGATCATTCAGTTGATCAAGATCAGGCGCGGCCTCAAGGATGAGGATATCCTCGCCTCGCTGCGGGAGGGGGTTCGCATGTGCCTGGAGTCCGGCACCACGGCCGTGGGGGAGATCGTCACCAACCCCGCCCTGGCGCCGCGCTACCAGGCTTCGCCCCTCGGAGGGCGCCTCTTCTTCGAACTGCTCGGCCACGACCCGGATCGGTTCCGCGGCACGCTGGAGGCGGCACTCGCCGCCTGCGAACAGGGCGGCGAGCGGCTCGCTGCCGGCCTGTCGCCCCACAGCCCCTACACCATCGGCGAGGGAAACCTGGAGCAGATCCGCGCGGCGGCCTCCTCCCGGACGCTTCCCTTGGCGATCCACGTCTCCGAATCCCGCGAGGAGGCCGACTTCGTCTTCGACACCGCCGGCCCGCTGGCGGAGCAGTTTTACCCCTTCGTGGGATGGCAGGGACTGCTGATGCCGCCCCGCCGGTGCAGCTCCACCGAACTGCTGGATCGCTTCGGCCTGTTGACCCCCTCTACCCTGGCCGTCCACTGCGTCCACGTCACCCCCTCGGACGGGGAGATCCTCAAAGAGCGCGGCTGCTCCATCGTGCTCTGCCCGCGCAGCAACGAGCGCCTCGATGTGGGCACGGCACCGCTGCACCTGTTCAGGAAACTCGGCATCCCGCTGGCGCTCGGCACCGATTCCCTGGCCAGCAACGACTCCCTCTCCCTGTGGGAGGAGATGCGCTTCGCCCTGGACCTGTTCCGCCACGACCTCTCAGTGGCGGAGGCTTTCCGCATGGCGACCAGCGGCGGTGCCGCCGCCCTCGGCCTGGCTACCCTCTGCGGTTCGCTGGAGCCGGGCAAGCGCGCCGACTTCCAGGTGGTGGAGAATGGTGGGACAGCGGCGGAAAGGGTGCTGGAGCGGGTCGTTTGCGAGGGGACGGTCCAGGAGGTCTATGCGGGCGGGGAGCGCTATGCGGGAGGGATATCCGGGTAG